In Candidatus Baltobacteraceae bacterium, the sequence ACAAACCGCCCGAGGAATGCGCGAGATAGATGACGTTCGGATCGCCCGGCACCCCGGCGACCGCATCGAGCCGGCCGCCCATCACCGCCGGACCGACCTCCCGCCAATGCAGCGCGCCGAAGTCAGCGGGTGCTACCGTCGCCTGCGCCGCGGTCTGTGCCGAAAAGACGGCGTTCGGCGGCGGAGGCGCTGCGCATCCGGCCAGCAGCAGAATACATACGAAGAACAGACGATCATTGCGCATCCAGCGGTGCATTCGCACCATCGTCGCCGCTTTCCGGTTCTGCGCGCGCAAAAGCGAGGACGACGCGCAAACCGCTACCGGTATTGACGAGCGTCACCCGTCCGTCGGATCGCTCGACGCCGCGTCGCACGATCGAGAGACCGAGCCCGGTGCCGTCGGTACCGACGCTGGCGTCACCGCGATAGAAGCGGTCGAACGCGTGCTCGAGATCGTCCTCGCTCATTCCGGGCCCGTTGTCCTCGACGGTGATCGACGCGGTGCGCTCGGCGCAGCCAACCGTTACGCTCACAGGTCCCGATTCCGCGTACTTGAGCGCGTTTTCGACCAGCGCGGTAAGCGCGTCGAGCAATTCGCTCGGGTTGACCCGCGCCGGGGCCGGACCGTTTGCATGGAGCGCGACGCGGTCGTAGCCGCCGTCGCGAAACGTTTTCACGACGCTCTCGGCGAGCCCGTTCAAATCGACCGTGTAATACGCGCGCTCGCCGTGTTCGAGCCGGGCGAGCACGATGAGATCGTCGATGATCGCCTTCATGCGCCGGCTTTGAGCGAGCATGTTGCCGAAGACGGTCACCTCGCGCGGAGTCTGCGGTTTGAGCGCACTGACATGCCCCATCAATACGGTCAACGGCGTGCGCAGTTGATGTCCGGCGTCGGCGACGAATTGCCGCATCTCGTCCATCGCCGCCGATCGCTCGTCGAAGGCGTCGGTGATTTGGCGCACGGCGGCATTGTACGCATCGGCCAGATCGCCGATCTCGGTGCGTTGTTTCGTGGTCACTTGTTGCGGGCTGAAATCCCCCGAGGCAAACCGCTGCAGTGCGCGCGTCGTGTTCAGCAGCGGTTCGAGCGTGCGGTTCGCGACCAACGCGGCGAGGAACCAGGCCGGCAGCAGTGAGAGCACGTCGACCACGATCGCACCGAAGAGCCAGTGGTCGACGGTCCGCTGGATGTAATCGACGTCGGGATAGATGTCGACCCGCATCGCACCGAACAAAACGCTCTCCGGCTCGAGGTGCGGTCCGATCGGGGGAGGTTCGGGCGGCAACGCGAACGGGCCGAGCCCGAACCCTTCGCGCGGCGCCACCGCGACACGCACGTGCAGCCCCTGCACTTGCGGGAGCACCAACGCCTCGACGTCGGGCGTCGATTGCACGCCGCCGGAAAGCGCATACTGAAAAGCAAGGCGCGTGATGCGCAGCGAGGCGAGATTCACGTCGGCGGCCACGATGTTTCGCGTGATATCGCCGGCAGCGATCCAGATGATCGCCGAGATCGTAAGCGCGAACGCGATCCACGCGGCAAGGAACGACGCGATCAGCCGCAGCCGGATCGATCGCAACACCGGCGCGCCCTATTGCGTCGAGCGCAGAGCGTACCCGACGCCGCGAACCGTGTGCAGCAGCGGTTCGTCGAATCCGTAATCGATCTTGTGCCGCAGATACGAGATGTACGTTTCGACCGCGTTACCGGTGACCGATGCGTGGTCGCCCCAAACCAACTCGATCAGCTGATCGCGGGTAAACACGCGCCGCGGCTCACGCAGGAAGGTTGCGAGCAAATCGAATTCGCGCGCGGTAAGATCGATGATCTTCCCTCCGCGTGTTGCCCGGCGCGTCTGCATGTCGAGCGAGAGATCGCGATAGGTAACGATCTGCGGTGATTCCAGACGCGGGCGGCGCAGCGCCGAACGAAGCCGAGCGATCAGCTCGGGAATCTCGAAGGGCTTGGCCACGTATTGATCGGCGCCGCGATCGAGACCGCGCACTTTGTCGTCGGTACCGCCCTTCGCGCTGACGATAAAGATCGGCGCCTGCGTCGTGCGGCGCAGTTCGGGAAGGAGCGCGATTCCGTCGATCTTCGGCATCATCACGTCAAGCAAGATTGCGTCCGGTTCCCATTCGCGCACCAGGTTCAGACCGGCTGGACCGTCAGGAGCACTGCGCACGTCGAAACCGGCGTCGGACAATTCCAGCTCGAGCAGGGTACGAATGTCGGGTTCGTCGTCGATCACGGCGACCCGCGGGCTCAAGGTCTCCATGGTTTCCCAGAATAGGCTCGAACGCTTGGGCCATCCTTGGAAGAGAGGGTTCGGTTGGAGCGGCGCATCTCGTTCTTGCCATGGAACGTCGTGATCTCGCGCATGGCCGAGGAACCGGCCGCGATGTTGCCGTTCGTCCTCGGCGGCTTGTGGGCGCTGCGCTATGGGCTCGACGAGCGGCGCGCGGAAGCGTTCGCGCTTGCCGGCGCGCTCCTAGGCATCGCTTCGTATTCGTATCGAGCCGCGTTGCCCGACGGTGTCGCGCTTGCTATCGCCATGCTGGCGCTTCCGCCCGCGCGGCATGGCTCTGGATGTGGCTTCTGATCTATCCGCTCGGCGGCGCGCTCACGAACGACGGCGGCGCGCGGCGCTACCGGCTCGCGGCCGTGCTCGTTCTGGCGATCGTCGTCTTCGTCGAGTTCGCGCAGTTCTGCAAGGCCTATTTCATCGACTACGTCGCCCCGTCCGCCGAAGCGTTCGGATACGAAAACCGCGACCTCTTCGTCGCCGTTCGCGCGCTCGATCCGAAGGTGGCCTGCT encodes:
- a CDS encoding HAMP domain-containing sensor histidine kinase; the protein is MLRSIRLRLIASFLAAWIAFALTISAIIWIAAGDITRNIVAADVNLASLRITRLAFQYALSGGVQSTPDVEALVLPQVQGLHVRVAVAPREGFGLGPFALPPEPPPIGPHLEPESVLFGAMRVDIYPDVDYIQRTVDHWLFGAIVVDVLSLLPAWFLAALVANRTLEPLLNTTRALQRFASGDFSPQQVTTKQRTEIGDLADAYNAAVRQITDAFDERSAAMDEMRQFVADAGHQLRTPLTVLMGHVSALKPQTPREVTVFGNMLAQSRRMKAIIDDLIVLARLEHGERAYYTVDLNGLAESVVKTFRDGGYDRVALHANGPAPARVNPSELLDALTALVENALKYAESGPVSVTVGCAERTASITVEDNGPGMSEDDLEHAFDRFYRGDASVGTDGTGLGLSIVRRGVERSDGRVTLVNTGSGLRVVLAFARAEPESGDDGANAPLDAQ
- a CDS encoding response regulator transcription factor is translated as METLSPRVAVIDDEPDIRTLLELELSDAGFDVRSAPDGPAGLNLVREWEPDAILLDVMMPKIDGIALLPELRRTTQAPIFIVSAKGGTDDKVRGLDRGADQYVAKPFEIPELIARLRSALRRPRLESPQIVTYRDLSLDMQTRRATRGGKIIDLTAREFDLLATFLREPRRVFTRDQLIELVWGDHASVTGNAVETYISYLRHKIDYGFDEPLLHTVRGVGYALRSTQ